A stretch of Xenopus laevis strain J_2021 chromosome 8S, Xenopus_laevis_v10.1, whole genome shotgun sequence DNA encodes these proteins:
- the gpr4.S gene encoding G-protein coupled receptor 4 produces MSNSTPDACNVDSGLDSVLPPSLYALVFTLGLPANLLALWAAWLQVRKGRELGVYLLNLSLSDLLLICALPPWTDYYLRRDVWGYGPGACRLFGFVFYTNLYVGAAFLSCVSADRYLAVAHPLRFPGARPIRSAAAVSVLIWVLELAANAPPLLGEAIHRDRYNHTFCYESYPLSGKGAALANVGRVLAGFLLPWGVMMLCYAGLLRALRGSASCEQRERRRVRRLALGLPCVALLCYGPYHALLLLRSLVFLLGGGSVDADSGCALEERLFPAYHASLALATLNCLADPALYCLACPGARGELAKVVGGVVAWALGKERRGWGERGGNGRGCGEGEEVGMVELRGNGREFVV; encoded by the coding sequence ATGTCTAATTCCACCCCAGATGCCTGCAATGTAGACTCGGGTCTGGACAGTGTTCTTCCTCCATCTCTCTATGCTTTGGTTTTCACATTGGGCTTGCCAGCAAACCTACTGGCCCTTTGGGCAGCTTGGCTTCAAGTGCGAAAAGGAAGAGAACTTGGTGTTTACTTACTCAACCTTTCTCTCTCTGACCTTCTACTTATTTGTGCTCTTCCTCCCTGGACGGACTACTACCTTCGGAGGGATGTGTGGGGATATGGCCCAGGTGCCTGTCGCTTATTTGGCTTTGTTTTCTACACTAACTTGTATGTGGGAGCTGCTTTCCTTTCTTGTGTCTCAGCTGACCGTTACCTGGCAGTGGCACATCCCTTGAGGTTCCCAGGTGCAAGACCTATTCGCTCTGCTGCTGCTGTCTCTGTACTGATATGGGTGCTTGAGTTGGCAGCCAACGCTCCACCACTGTTGGGAGAAGCTATTCACCGAGACCGCTACAACCACACATTTTGCTATGAGAGCTATCCTCTTTCTGGGAAAGGGGCTGCCTTAGCCAATGTAGGGAGGGTTTTAGCTGGATTTCTACTGCCCTGGGGGGTCATGATGCTGTGCTACGCTGGTCTCCTGCGAGCATTAAGGGGTAGTGCATCTTGTGAGCAAAGGGAACGGAGAAGAGTGCGACGACTAGCTTTAGGGCTTCCATGTGTAGCACTTCTTTGTTATGGACCCTACCATGCTCTGCTGCTTCTACGCAGCTTGGTTTTTCTGCTGGGTGGTGGTTCTGTTGATGCAGATTCAGGATGTGCACTTGAGGAGAGACTATTCCCAGCATACCATGCATCATTAGCACTGGCCACATTGAACTGTCTGGCAGATCCTGCCCTTTATTGCTTAGCATGTCCTGGTGCAAGAGGTGAATTGGCAAAAGTTGTAGGAGGGGTAGTGGCATGGGCATTGGGAAAGGAAAGGAGAGGTTGGGGAGAACGAGGTGGTAATGGCAGAGGATGTGGAGAAGGAGAGGAGGTGGGAATGGTAGAGTTAAGAGGAAATGGGAGAGAATTTGTAGTGTGA